In a single window of the Centropristis striata isolate RG_2023a ecotype Rhode Island chromosome 18, C.striata_1.0, whole genome shotgun sequence genome:
- the LOC131991420 gene encoding mucin-2-like translates to MFNHSRVPAAHRSGAQDGSPSTHSSTHTHTPTTTHRHTRNSTTPQPLMSLITQPITNRPTRFTPQQQYTSPVINQAPDPETRETSKLYFKFIQATHHKHIMDTAIITGKFPPGMLRQVTRLTDFIKPSTPTPETRTKIHNNTTLWMHNTITILSEHYSNTLSAIDTSTYNPIAFQIATGWARKRYGDRLTTGTIQATEVHLQSTTEKQPSQQHSHQPRQRTSILPTIPEEQYPPLPKPVNSSTLSLYLGPRPTITEEITQMTPPTGTPTQPHQVTAGTQTTPPIKTNTPQASYIPSPYPVYKPAKTTNPTTHKPIRTGPIRPPPTTAPTPASRNPDPDITPPAPATSTPHPQRTRKVTWGPLPTAEDTYPGTPHTPISPISPPTPPMFKPRQPPTTSQTAAQVHHPTRHFYRNSELQTVTLNTRSNVSVHITDSILTSSPLTEPEGSRAEQVRQQTPKNNTLAGRDMMTGSNKVDSDQHPIPSEPSPAPTRETVLSGLPASGAGPTPTSPTTPNNNHLSPPCQTSSPIPSLPSNLTTPTQPPSIPPSPLPSSTPSPSPSPPHPPSPPPHSPQDTPTISEPAASIHPTPPDFTLYRPNYHIARPSRKIQDWSFKPRKAILILGDSNINRIPAHPYPNIQLDSYPGANTYHFTKVMEKTPVNHHVKILIISIGTNNKDQDARQTSIKQLKTVFRLAGSTFPNADIYFPIINFSPQLTTTQKSNLTLINNVMATHFPILLEIPHDTFTTEKDNIHWTPFTASRIFENWLRQLNLP, encoded by the coding sequence ATGTTTAACCATTCCAGAGTCCCTGCTGCACACAGGAGCGGAGCCCAAGATGGCTCCCCCTCCACacactcatccacacacacacacacacctacaaccACACATAGACATACACGAAACTCCACCACACCACAACCACTCATGTCACTAATCACACAACCGATCACAAATAGGCCCACTAGGTTCACTCCACAACAACAATACACTTCACCAGTAATCAACCAGGCACCAGATCCGGAAACCAGGGAAACAAGCAAACTATACTTCAAATTCATACAGGCcacacaccacaaacatattatGGACACAGCAATAATCACTGGTAAATTCCCACCTGGCATGCTAAGACAAGTAACCCGGCTCACTGATTTCATTAAACCCTCCACACCCACCCCAGAAACTCGcaccaaaatacacaacaacaccACACTATGGATGCATAACACCATCACCATTTTGTCAGAACACTACAGCAACACCTTATCAGCCATAGACACCTCCACCTACAACCCTATAGCATTTCAGATAGCCACCGGTTGGGCCAGAAAACGCTATGGAGATAGACTCACCACCGGAACCATACAAGCCACAGAAGTACACCTACAATCAACCACGGAGAAGcaaccatcacaacaacacagcCATCAACCCAGACAACGGACCAGCATTCTACCCACCATCCCCGAAGAACAATACCCCCCTCTACCCAAACCTGTCAACTCCAGTACACTGTCCCTTTACCTAGGCCCCCGACCAACCATTACAGAAGAGATCACACAGATGACACCACCAACTGGCACACCCACCCAACCCCATCAAGTCACAGCAGGAACACAGACGACACCCCCAATCAAGACCAACACACCCCAAGCAAGCTACATCCCCTCACCCTACCCAGTCTACAAACCAGCCAAAACCACTAATCCCACCACCCACAAACCCATCCGCACAGGCCCCATCCGACCCCCACCAACGACAGCACCAACCCCCGCATCCAGAAACCCAGATCCGGATATCACCCCACCAGCTCCAGCCACCTCCACCCCACATCCCCAGAGGACCCGCAAAGTAACCTGGGGACCACTACCAACAGCAGAAGATACCTATCCCGGCACCCCACACACCCCCATTTCCCCCATCTCTCCCCCCACTCCTCCCATGTTCAAACCCCGCCAACCCCCAACTACCTCCCAGACAGCAGCCCAAGTTCATCACCCCACCCGCCACTTCTACAGAAACTCAGAACTGCAAACAGTCACCCTCAACACCCGTTCCAATGTCTCTGTTCACATCACTGACTCCATTTTGACTTCCTCTCCCCTCACAGAACCCGAAGGCTCCCGGGCGGAACAGGTCAGGCAGCAGACACCCAAAAACAATACCCTGGCAGGCAGAGACATGATGACAGGGTCAAATAAGGTCGATTCTGACCAACATCCAATCCCTTCTGAGCCCTCTCCTGCCCCAACAAGGGAAACGGTGCTGTCTGGCCTGCCCGCCTCGGGAGCTGGCCCCACTCCGACATCTCCCACTACCCCCAACAACAACCACCTGTCTCCACCCTGTCAGACCTCCTCCCCCATACCCTCTCTCCCTTCCAACCTAACCACACCTACCCAACCCCCCTCCatccccccctctcctctcccctcctctacCCCATCCCCTTCCCCCTCACCCCCtcatcctccctctcctcctccccactCTCCACAGGACACCCCGACAATATCAGAACCAGCTGCCAGTATTCACCCCACCCCTCCTGACTTCACCCTATACAGGCCAAATTACCACATTGCACGTCCCTCCCGCAAAATACAAGACTGGTCCTTCAAACCACGTAAAGCCATACTCATCCTTGGAGACTCCAACATTAACCGGATCCCAGCCCACCCCTACCCCAACATCCAACTGGACAGTTACCCCGGAGCCAACACCTACCACTTCacaaaagtcatggaaaaaacccCGGTCAATCACCACGTCAAAATCCTCATCATCTCCATCGGCACCAACAACAAGGACCAGGACGCACGtcaaacttcaataaaacagCTTAAAACCGTCTTCCGCCTGGCTGGGTCGACCTTCCCCAACGCAGACATCTACTTTCCCATAATTAACTTCTCCCCACAACTCACCACCACCCAGAAAAGCAACCTCACCCTCATCAATAATGTAATGGCCACACACTTCCCCATCCTCCTGGAAATACCCCACGACACCTTCACCACCGAAAAAGACAATATTCACTGGACCCCATTCACAGCCAGCCGCATCTTCGAAAACTGGCTAAGACAATTAAATTTACCCTAA